The Solibacillus sp. FSL W7-1464 genome contains a region encoding:
- a CDS encoding STAS domain-containing protein has translation MNVNVQFREDGDVLKGYIEGEIDTYTAPILREELETVQVVEGRKIELDLSKVNYMDSTGLGIFVAFYKKVTRENASLKLVNLSNRLVRLFEITGLSELMSIEIDEELELK, from the coding sequence ATGAATGTTAATGTTCAATTTAGAGAAGATGGAGACGTATTAAAAGGCTATATCGAGGGTGAGATTGATACGTACACAGCCCCGATTTTACGTGAAGAGTTAGAAACTGTTCAAGTTGTGGAAGGCCGAAAAATAGAATTGGATTTATCAAAAGTAAATTATATGGACAGTACAGGGTTAGGAATATTTGTTGCATTTTATAAAAAAGTTACAAGAGAAAATGCATCATTAAAATTAGTCAACTTATCCAACCGTTTAGTAAGATTGTTTGAAATTACAGGATTAAGTGAATTGATGAGTATTGAGATTGATGAGGAATTGGAGTTGAAATGA